A section of the Osmia lignaria lignaria isolate PbOS001 chromosome 3, iyOsmLign1, whole genome shotgun sequence genome encodes:
- the Orp8 gene encoding oxysterol-binding protein-related protein 8 isoform X1, translated as MSSQPIVVPGGEHRSQPETYSVSVGSTSDSFKTMTPPNVSRSLSNQPVDQQLRRSSGQVQSAALPNLPSTESIATCVNLTTAAPPLSPGLTAMGETNQKTDNASDKSLDSCKLTRKESYKAQRKNYRMEKKRVANELLSSFKDPTVIVMSDWLKVRGTLKSWTKLWCILKPGLLLLYKSPKTKSNHWVGTVLLNTCQVIERPSKKDGFCFKLFHPLEQSIWAPRGPEKESIGAVVQPLPTSYLIFRAPSQAAGKCWLDALELSLRCSSLIVRSTSALPRALPHDTTTTHETQWSEADYEKHFDEHDLDDISQPENGVAADAEISASDSESEGSAKEDQPETINETPYVANEQEILGVAGEVVTELQEEQKSLIWFLMKQVRPGMDLSKVVLPTFILEPRSFLEKLADSYYHADLLSQAVVEDDAFTRMKGVVQWYLSGFYKKPQGLKKPYNPLLGETFRCYWQHPNGSRTFYIAEQLSHHPPISGFYVTNRQDGFTISATIIAKSKFYGNSTSAVLDGVAILTMLPRGEDYTMTIPYAHCKGILMGTLSMELGGKVQIKCEKTGYHSELEFKLKPFLGGAEQMNQVAGWIRLGKETLATISGYWDGQILITDKRTGQESVFFNPTAEVRKKRLKKYTVPLENQGPWESEKLWYDVTQAINGDDQIAATEAKTQLEEAQRERAKERKLKGLEWVPKYFVQDIITGNWVYRHADVRPWDPRNDVVQYEQDYIVRTKTRHKTPIMRTGSIVSADPQSQVPLLQAESRSSLSVLKSSKRQLSSNLPLTETAHDSGSSSAEVHSDSSQSVGKRKRSTARIMDVVKDVERQMLGYGDKLNRIQHILEQLAIKQREQGDQHHSISMLKSFIDTILVIVIVFSVQYFVKIWNEKPNGG; from the exons ATGAGCTCTCAACCAATTGTGGTACCTGGTGGTGAACATCGATCTCAACCGGAAACTTACTCCGTGTCTGTTGGAAGTACTTCTGATTCTTTCAAAACTATGACACCACCAAATGTTAGCAGGTCACTTAGTAATC AACCAGTGGATCAACAACTTCGAAGAAGCAGTGGTCAAGTTCAATCTGCAGCATTACCTAATCTTCCATCAACAGAGTCGATAGCAACATGCGTAAATTTAACAACTGCTGCGCCTCCACTTTCTCCag GACTAACTGCAATGGGTGAAACTAATCAAAAAACAGATAATGCATCTGATAAG TCTTTAGATTCCTGTAAATTAACAAGAAAAGAATCCTACAAGGCTCAGAGAAAAAATTATCGAATGGAGAAGAAGAGAGTTGCCAATGAACTCTTAAGTTCATTTAAGGATCCAACTGTCATTGTTATGAGCGATTGGCTGAAAGTTCGTGGAACGTTAAAAAGTTGGACAAAACTGTGGTGTATTTTAAAACCTGGCCTGCTACTACTGTACAAAAGCCCAAAAACAAAA AGCAATCATTGGGTGGGAACGGTTTTGCTTAATACATGTCAAGTGATAGAGCGTCCAAGCAAAAAGGATggattttgttttaaattatttcatcctTTAGAACAATCGATATGGGCTCCAAGAGGCCCAGAAAAAGAATCCAttg GTGCTGTTGTACAACCATTGCCAACATCTTACTTGATCTTTAGAGCTCCTTCGCAGGCTGCTGGTAAATGTTGGTTAGATGCACTTGAACTATCCTTGCGTTGTTCCTCGTTAATAGTACGTTCGACAAGTGCATTACCACGTGCTTTGCCACATGATACTACTACTACCCATGAAACTCAATGGAGTGAAGCAGATTATGAAAAACATTTTGACGAGCATG ACCTGGACGATATTAGCCAACCAGAAAATGGAGTAGCAGCTGATGCAGAAATCAGTGCCTCGGATAGCGAGTCCGAAGGATCGGCTAAAGAAGATCAACCTGAAACCATTAATGAAACGCCTTATGTTGCAAATGAACAAGAAATTCTTGGAGTG GCTGGAGAAGTGGTTACAGAATTGCAAGAAGAACAAAAGTCTCTAATATGGTTCTTAATGAAACAAGTTCGGCCAGGGATGGATTTATCAAAGGTGGTCTTACCTACCTTTATTTTAGAACCTCGTTCGTTTTTGGAAAAGTTGGCTGATTCTTATTATCATGCAGATTTATTGTCTCA AGCAGTAGTAGAAGACGATGCGTTCACACGAATGAAGGGAGTAGTTCAATGGTACTTGTCTGGATTTTACAAGAAACCTCAGGGTTTGAAAAAGCCATACAATCCACTTTTAGGTGAAACATTCCGCTGTTATTGGCAGCATCCTAATGGTTCAAGAACTTTCTATATAGCTGAACAA TTATCTCATCATCCTCCTATATCAGGATTCTATGTTACAAATCGACAAGATGGATTTACTATAAGCGCTACGATCATTGCTAAATCTAAATTTTATG GAAATTCAACTTCAGCAGTATTAGATGGCGTTGCAATATTAACAATGTTACCTAGAGGAGAAGATTACACAATGACAATACCTTATGCTCATTGCAAAGGTATCCTAATGGGTACATTATCCATGGAACTAGGTGGAAAAGTTCAAATAAAATGCGAGAAGACGGGTTACCATAGTGAATTAGAATTTAAGCTTAAG CCATTTCTTGGTGGTGCAGAGCAAATGAATCAAGTTGCAGGTTGGATACGTCTAGGAAAAGAAACTCTTGCTACTATATCCGGTTACTGGGACGGTCAGATACTAATTACTGACAAAAGAACAGGA CAAGAAAGTGTATTCTTTAATCCAACTGCAGAGGTGCGTAAAAAGAGATTGAAAAAGTATACTGTTCCCTTGGAAAATCAAGGTCCATGGGAAAGTGAGAAGTTATGGTATGATGTTACGCAAGCAATAAATGGTGATGATCAAATAGCTGCTACCGAAGCAAAAACTCAATTAGAGGAAGCACAGAGAGAACGTGCTAAAGAACGAAAACTTAAGGGACTAGAATGGGTTCCCAAATATTTTGTTCAG GATATTATAACGGGTAATTGGGTATATCGACACGCGGATGTTCGGCCATGGGATCCTAGAAATGATGTTGTTCAGTATGAACAAGATTATATAGTTCGTACGAAAACTAGACATAAAACGCCAATCATGCGTACTGGTAGTATCGTGTCTGCTGACCCACAATCACAG GTTCCCCTTCTTCAAGCTGAATCTCGTTCTTCACTCTCCGTACTAAAATCTTCTAAAAGACAATTATCCAGTAACTTACCATTAACAGAGACAGCACACGATTCCGGAAGTTCGTCTGCTGAGGTGCATTCAGATTCTAGTCAATCAGTAGGTAAAAGGAAACGTTCTACTGCAag GATAATGGATGTTGTTAAAGACGTAGAAAGACAAATGTTGGGATACGGGGATAAACTTAATCGTATACAACATATACTAGAACAGCTTGCTATTAAACAAAGAGAACAAGGTGATCAACATCATAGTATAAGTATGCTAAAAAGTTTCATAGATACGATTCTTGTTATCGTAATTGTTTTTTCCgttcaatattttgtaaaaatatggaATGAAAAACCTAACGGGGGTTGA
- the Orp8 gene encoding oxysterol-binding protein-related protein 8 isoform X2, giving the protein MSSQPIVVPGGEHRSQPETYSVSVGSTSDSFKTMTPPNVSRSLSNRLTAMGETNQKTDNASDKSLDSCKLTRKESYKAQRKNYRMEKKRVANELLSSFKDPTVIVMSDWLKVRGTLKSWTKLWCILKPGLLLLYKSPKTKSNHWVGTVLLNTCQVIERPSKKDGFCFKLFHPLEQSIWAPRGPEKESIGAVVQPLPTSYLIFRAPSQAAGKCWLDALELSLRCSSLIVRSTSALPRALPHDTTTTHETQWSEADYEKHFDEHDLDDISQPENGVAADAEISASDSESEGSAKEDQPETINETPYVANEQEILGVAGEVVTELQEEQKSLIWFLMKQVRPGMDLSKVVLPTFILEPRSFLEKLADSYYHADLLSQAVVEDDAFTRMKGVVQWYLSGFYKKPQGLKKPYNPLLGETFRCYWQHPNGSRTFYIAEQLSHHPPISGFYVTNRQDGFTISATIIAKSKFYGNSTSAVLDGVAILTMLPRGEDYTMTIPYAHCKGILMGTLSMELGGKVQIKCEKTGYHSELEFKLKPFLGGAEQMNQVAGWIRLGKETLATISGYWDGQILITDKRTGQESVFFNPTAEVRKKRLKKYTVPLENQGPWESEKLWYDVTQAINGDDQIAATEAKTQLEEAQRERAKERKLKGLEWVPKYFVQDIITGNWVYRHADVRPWDPRNDVVQYEQDYIVRTKTRHKTPIMRTGSIVSADPQSQVPLLQAESRSSLSVLKSSKRQLSSNLPLTETAHDSGSSSAEVHSDSSQSVGKRKRSTARIMDVVKDVERQMLGYGDKLNRIQHILEQLAIKQREQGDQHHSISMLKSFIDTILVIVIVFSVQYFVKIWNEKPNGG; this is encoded by the exons ATGAGCTCTCAACCAATTGTGGTACCTGGTGGTGAACATCGATCTCAACCGGAAACTTACTCCGTGTCTGTTGGAAGTACTTCTGATTCTTTCAAAACTATGACACCACCAAATGTTAGCAGGTCACTTAGTAATC GACTAACTGCAATGGGTGAAACTAATCAAAAAACAGATAATGCATCTGATAAG TCTTTAGATTCCTGTAAATTAACAAGAAAAGAATCCTACAAGGCTCAGAGAAAAAATTATCGAATGGAGAAGAAGAGAGTTGCCAATGAACTCTTAAGTTCATTTAAGGATCCAACTGTCATTGTTATGAGCGATTGGCTGAAAGTTCGTGGAACGTTAAAAAGTTGGACAAAACTGTGGTGTATTTTAAAACCTGGCCTGCTACTACTGTACAAAAGCCCAAAAACAAAA AGCAATCATTGGGTGGGAACGGTTTTGCTTAATACATGTCAAGTGATAGAGCGTCCAAGCAAAAAGGATggattttgttttaaattatttcatcctTTAGAACAATCGATATGGGCTCCAAGAGGCCCAGAAAAAGAATCCAttg GTGCTGTTGTACAACCATTGCCAACATCTTACTTGATCTTTAGAGCTCCTTCGCAGGCTGCTGGTAAATGTTGGTTAGATGCACTTGAACTATCCTTGCGTTGTTCCTCGTTAATAGTACGTTCGACAAGTGCATTACCACGTGCTTTGCCACATGATACTACTACTACCCATGAAACTCAATGGAGTGAAGCAGATTATGAAAAACATTTTGACGAGCATG ACCTGGACGATATTAGCCAACCAGAAAATGGAGTAGCAGCTGATGCAGAAATCAGTGCCTCGGATAGCGAGTCCGAAGGATCGGCTAAAGAAGATCAACCTGAAACCATTAATGAAACGCCTTATGTTGCAAATGAACAAGAAATTCTTGGAGTG GCTGGAGAAGTGGTTACAGAATTGCAAGAAGAACAAAAGTCTCTAATATGGTTCTTAATGAAACAAGTTCGGCCAGGGATGGATTTATCAAAGGTGGTCTTACCTACCTTTATTTTAGAACCTCGTTCGTTTTTGGAAAAGTTGGCTGATTCTTATTATCATGCAGATTTATTGTCTCA AGCAGTAGTAGAAGACGATGCGTTCACACGAATGAAGGGAGTAGTTCAATGGTACTTGTCTGGATTTTACAAGAAACCTCAGGGTTTGAAAAAGCCATACAATCCACTTTTAGGTGAAACATTCCGCTGTTATTGGCAGCATCCTAATGGTTCAAGAACTTTCTATATAGCTGAACAA TTATCTCATCATCCTCCTATATCAGGATTCTATGTTACAAATCGACAAGATGGATTTACTATAAGCGCTACGATCATTGCTAAATCTAAATTTTATG GAAATTCAACTTCAGCAGTATTAGATGGCGTTGCAATATTAACAATGTTACCTAGAGGAGAAGATTACACAATGACAATACCTTATGCTCATTGCAAAGGTATCCTAATGGGTACATTATCCATGGAACTAGGTGGAAAAGTTCAAATAAAATGCGAGAAGACGGGTTACCATAGTGAATTAGAATTTAAGCTTAAG CCATTTCTTGGTGGTGCAGAGCAAATGAATCAAGTTGCAGGTTGGATACGTCTAGGAAAAGAAACTCTTGCTACTATATCCGGTTACTGGGACGGTCAGATACTAATTACTGACAAAAGAACAGGA CAAGAAAGTGTATTCTTTAATCCAACTGCAGAGGTGCGTAAAAAGAGATTGAAAAAGTATACTGTTCCCTTGGAAAATCAAGGTCCATGGGAAAGTGAGAAGTTATGGTATGATGTTACGCAAGCAATAAATGGTGATGATCAAATAGCTGCTACCGAAGCAAAAACTCAATTAGAGGAAGCACAGAGAGAACGTGCTAAAGAACGAAAACTTAAGGGACTAGAATGGGTTCCCAAATATTTTGTTCAG GATATTATAACGGGTAATTGGGTATATCGACACGCGGATGTTCGGCCATGGGATCCTAGAAATGATGTTGTTCAGTATGAACAAGATTATATAGTTCGTACGAAAACTAGACATAAAACGCCAATCATGCGTACTGGTAGTATCGTGTCTGCTGACCCACAATCACAG GTTCCCCTTCTTCAAGCTGAATCTCGTTCTTCACTCTCCGTACTAAAATCTTCTAAAAGACAATTATCCAGTAACTTACCATTAACAGAGACAGCACACGATTCCGGAAGTTCGTCTGCTGAGGTGCATTCAGATTCTAGTCAATCAGTAGGTAAAAGGAAACGTTCTACTGCAag GATAATGGATGTTGTTAAAGACGTAGAAAGACAAATGTTGGGATACGGGGATAAACTTAATCGTATACAACATATACTAGAACAGCTTGCTATTAAACAAAGAGAACAAGGTGATCAACATCATAGTATAAGTATGCTAAAAAGTTTCATAGATACGATTCTTGTTATCGTAATTGTTTTTTCCgttcaatattttgtaaaaatatggaATGAAAAACCTAACGGGGGTTGA
- the LOC117608054 gene encoding uncharacterized protein LOC117608054, with protein MYSDSEYCKRKKFNSSKKCINNDHSPKSRSHISVTPQMIRLAVKKLQLRKVYVNSTLISQYLRHRYPIDSNLKTFTEELKKKLDCAVHVGLIIKHGEDDYCLPTLREEANILKTMFTAFWEMYQNYPRANASQSKNQNPKRSISKKK; from the exons atgTACTCAGATTCAGAATATTGTAAAAGAAAGAAGTTTAATTCGtctaaaaaatgtattaataatGATCATTCGCCCAAATCAC gaAGTCATATCTCAGTAACCCCGCAAATGATTCGTTTAGCAGTTAAAAAGTTACAACTACGCAAAGTTTATGTTAATTCAACTCTTATCAGTCAATATCTACGTCATCGTTACCCGATTGATAGTAATTTGAAAACATTCACTgaagaattgaaaaagaaattggatTGCGCTGTTCATGTtggattaataataaaacacgGAGAAGATGATTATTGCCTGCCTACTCTGAGGGAAGAAGCAAatatacttaaaacaatgtTTACTGCATTTTGGGAAATGTAtcaaaat TATCCTAGAGCAAATGCTTCACAAAGCAAAAATCAAAATCCGAAACGTTCTATTTCCAAGAAGAAATag
- the ast gene encoding single-strand DNA endonuclease protein asteroid produces the protein MGISGLTTFISNGSHRYLEYYELHDTYLVIDGNNIRCQLYNSYVKCNCAFGGDYDKYAQCVSDFFDNLLKCNITPLVLFDGAYENKKMKTTISRIKQKIHRASSFCPRSQERMKFFPLFLTKVFKNVLEEKNIRNMQCLFEADNAIASVAKILNCPVLSYDSDFYIFGSLYIPFNTLDKYATKSGTEKRYMICCQIYRTERLLNSFKGLDESMLPLAAILLGNDYVKRGTFKNFFRHLKLHGVSRSKHNYQQRRIQETFTWLSKYTLGKAIAGILSRLIKPIRQRILHLIETSINSYTNASTEILIPLGFSKDYVAQVNSHHLNRIFKYDGDIDSLTYIEEIDEKDGIDTSEEEEEEEENVIMNESESMSSNALVSNLPVWFINELLMVKHPPYFLDLILRRVYICTPQIEDCNYPSTVMISSRIINVIFALLKSAVNDEIRYMSYITRGKNDSIARYELECTGSIVSCALLSLANLRNVPLTIRKEIFNDTLEVAEHMEHINEFPSEWILYIMCIKYWMKHHDPCTLLYSCAYSLFVCMLFHVIDIKIGKCRVAANFQRKYSKRLQYIEEERKANSYKPNYSMDVTITEALNEVDPNDCILAAPFFISHFEMDTKLYSNPKKFNKFIVHIFAGFQNCLKHGMDLNTLLGEPYPPTNIANLYNGTLLYNLSTNFQSRDDIERYINTMFHKSPSLLRVFNIFLVKIKLLFPLIQEVKSRKKHRKHKRQKLNDNLDKDDSEYYSAEEDLAETEFRDVNNRFCSFTSN, from the coding sequence ATGGGTATTTCAGGATTAACTACATTCATAAGCAATGGCTCACATCGTTACTTAGAATATTACGAATTGCATGATACGTATTTGGTAATTGATGGTAACAATATTCGCTGTCAACTATATAATTCGTATGTGAAGTGTAATTGTGCCTTCGGCGGCGATTATGATAAGTATGCACAATGTGTATCAGATTTTTTTGATAAtctattaaaatgtaatataacacCATTGGTTTTATTCGATGGGGCTTAtgagaataaaaaaatgaaaactacTATAAGTAGAATAAAGCAAAAGATCCATAGAGCATCGTCTTTTTGCCCTCGCAGTCAAGagagaatgaaatttttccCTCTATTTTTAACCAAAGTATTCAAAAATGTtttggaagaaaaaaatattcgtaACATGCAATGTTTATTTGAGGCTGATAATGCTATAGCCTCGGTggcaaaaattttaaattgtccTGTACTCAGCTATGATTCTGACTTCTACATATTTGGATCATTATATATACCATTTAATACATTAGATAAATATGCAACCAAAAGTGGAACAGAAAAACGCTATATGATATGCTGTCAAATTTATAGAACTGAGCGCTTATTGAATTCTTTTAAAGGTTTAGATGAATCAATGTTACCACTGGCAGCGATACTCTTGGGTAATGATTATGTAAAACGTGGTACATTTAAAAACTTCTTTCGTCATTTAAAACTACATGGAGTATCAAGGAGTAAACATAACTACCAACAACGTCGTATACAAGAAACCTTCACTTGGTTAAGCAAATATACATTGGGTAAAGCTATTGCAGGAATTTTAAGTAGATTAATCAAGCCTATACGACAAAGAATACTGCACTTGATAGAGACTAGTATAAACAGTTACACAAATGCATCTACCGAAATACTTATTCCATTAGGTTTTTCAAAAGACTATGTTGCCCAAGTAAATAGCCatcatttaaatagaattttcaaatatgATGGTGATATTGATAGCTTAACATATATAGAAGAAATTGATGAAAAAGATGGCATTGACACaagcgaagaagaggaagaagaagaagaaaatgttatAATGAATGAGTCTGAATCAATGTCCAGTAATGCACTTGTCAGTAATTTACCTGTATGGTTTATAAATGAACTTCTAATGGTTAAACACCCGCCATATTTTCTGGACTTAATACTTCGACGTGTATATATTTGTACTCCACAAATAGAGGACTGCAATTATCCTTCAACCGTTATGATATCTTCAAGAATTATTAACGTTATATTTGCACTTCTAAAATCAGCAGTAAACGATGAAATACGTTATATGAGCTATATAACCAGAGGTAAAAACGATTCGATAGCACGTTATGAATTAGAATGTACAGGAAGTATAGTTTCTTGTGCACTTCTATCTTTGGCTAATCTAAGAAACGTGCCATTAACTATTAGAAAAGAGATTTTTAATGATACATTAGAAGTTGCAGAACATATGGAACATATAAATGAATTTCCATCAGAATggatattatatataatgtgtataaaatattggatGAAACACCATGATCCTTGCACATTATTATACAGTTGTGCATACTCCCTATTTGTTTGTATGTTATTTCATGTAATAGACATAAAAATCGGGAAATGTAGAGTTGCAGCCAATTTTCAACGTAAATATAGTAAAAGGCTTCAGTAtatagaagaggaaagaaaagcaaATAGTTATAAACCAAATTATTCTATGGATGTTACAATTACTGAAGCCCTTAATGAAGTCGATCCTAATGATTGTATACTGGCAGCgccttttttcatttctcatttTGAAATGGATACAAAATTGTATTCAAAtccaaagaaatttaataaatttatagttCACATATTTGCAGGGtttcaaaattgtttaaaacacGGTATGGATTTGAATACACTTTTAGGAGAGCCTTATCCACCAACTAATATTGCTAATTTATATAATGGTACCTTACTGTACAATTTATCTACTAATTTTCAATCGCGGGATGATATTGAAAGATATATAAATACTATGTTTCATAAATCACCAAGCCTTTTAAGggtctttaatatatttttggtAAAAATAAAACTCTTGTTTCCGTTAATCCAGGAAGTTAAATCTCGCAAAAAGCACAGAAAGCATAAACGtcaaaaattaaatgataactTGGATAAAGATGATTCGGAGTACTATAGTGCTGAGGAAGACTTAGCTGAAACAGAATTTCGTGATGTAAATAATCGATTTTGTTCATTTACTTCAAACTAA
- the LOC117608055 gene encoding tax1-binding protein 3 homolog encodes MCAKMAFQHQAGTAMECLSIPITLHKETEVDENGGEVTKCGFKIAGGIDQDFRRSPQGYTDNGIYITEVHEGSAAAKSGLRMHDKILQCNGYDFTMVTHKKAVAYIMKHPVLNLLVARKGVTST; translated from the exons ATGTGCGCGAAAATGGCTTTTCAGCATCAGGCTGGTACTGCTATGGAATGTTTAAGC ATACCTATCACTTTACACAAGGAAACAGAAGTTGATGAAAATGGTGGGGAAGTAACAAAATGTGGTTTTAAAATTGCTGGTGGAATTGATCAAGATTTCAGGAGAAGCCCGCAAGGCTATACAGATAAT GGTATATATATAACTGAAGTACATGAAGGATCAGCAGCAGCAAAGAGCGGTCTCCGTATGCatgataaaattttacaatgcaATGGATATGACTTTACAATGGTAACTCATAAAAAGGCAGTAGCATATATTATGAAACATCCAGTATTAAATCTATTAGTAGCCCGCAAAGGAGTAACCAGTACTTAA
- the Sec61beta gene encoding sec61 translocon subunit beta has product MPAAPSATSVGYPGRSPSKVIAPRTSGSGTVRQRKTTTTTATRSRNTGAGSDGMWRFYTDDSPGIKVGPVPVLVMSLLFIASVFMLHIWGKYTRS; this is encoded by the exons ATG CCTGCCGCACCAAGTGCTACCTCGGTCGGATACCCGGGTAGATCACCGAGCAAAGTTATAGCACCTAGAACAAGTGGTAGCGGTACTGTTAGGCAAAGAAAAACTACTACAACTACTGCTACCAGAAGCAGAAACACAGGTGCTGGTTCTGATGGTATGTGGAGGTTTTATACAGATGACTCCCCTGGCATCAAAGT AGGACCAGTGCCAGTGCTCGTGATGTCCCTGCTTTTCATTGCATCTGTGTTCATGCTTCACATCTGGGGCAAATATACAAGATCTTAA